The nucleotide window AATACAGataattattaaagaaaaaggcaattttaaatattatgaaaaaacCCAAGGATATATATGTTGATTTTAGACATCATGACtctaaaactaataataataatacaactgcTACTCCTTCATACACAACAGGTTTAATTTGCTCTAAATTCTTGGCTTTTACAAAGCATTCTATTTGATGCAGCTCTTCTACTGACGCCATGCCTGGGTCAACCAGACACTGCTCATGTGGACATAACGctgttttaaatatgattcTACATCATTCTGAAGACAACATCAATTGCAATACTTTCCAACATTCCAACACAAAGCACATCTACGGTAGCAATCTTTACTTAGTCACTGGTGAAAGTCATTCTGCATGTATCAACTAATAATAGCCCAGCAGGTTATAAACCTGATTAGTCATACCACAAATATTTTACCATGGCAGCAGGACAGAATGGGTGTGCtaggttttgtgtgtttatttgtgttagCCTGCCTGTTAAATATTGTTCAACTATTCGGACCTTCCTTATCAAACCCTCTAAGTTGCCTAGCTACACATTGTAATGCATGAACAAATAATAACTGAGTGATTCAGCCTTGTATTGTTTTGCCAACCAGACAAGCTTACATACATAGTTACATGGTATGTACTGAATAACCAATGTCCTAAAATACGTATTACTTTCAGATAAAACATGCTTGTGATATACAATGTACATGTTACTAGCAATAATTACCAATCACTTGACTAGTAAACATTGATTGCATTTCCAACCCCTAACCTGAGCTGAGAGGGATAGACCATGTGATATGAATGCCTGTGAAGTCCAAATAGAGACAGGGCTCACTATATCCTGTGAGCACAACAATTCACATTATCCTTTCAAAGGATTAAACTCTCACAGCAACAAAAGACCTGAAATTCCTAATTGTCTCTACAGTATCCACCTTAGACAAAACAGGTATTTCTAAGTGCATCTAGCTTTTAACGACCCAACAGCACAAAACTAACATTGTGAATGCTGTCGAATTTTCCCTATATAATGAATCCTAATGCTTCGGGTGACCTTCTGAGGTTACATCTTGTAGACAAGAAATGTCAAAATCTAATCGGCAGATACCCATGATATCTCTCAGCACTCTCAAGCTTAAACCTTTACTATTTCTGCTTGCAATCTGTTTTTGAGGctgtgaaatgtcagaaaatacaTACTAACATGCACCACTATTTCCAGATCCCAATGTTACCTCCTCAAATTGGTCGCTTTATTTGACCAACATATCACATTCCATTGCAAATCAGAATCATATTCAgttgacaaacaaatgaaacagagaaaaacttGACTACCTTGGTTTAGACTTTTCCTTACCTGTAATAATTAAGGACAACCATAACTTCACTGGTTTTCTGAGGGTTTTATGGAGCGGAGGGTACAGGCAAACTAAAGATTCATTTGGATGGTTCTAGCTGTCTGAGCAGATTACTGAGCTAGAAGTTCAGCACCGAAGAACACCAGCTTTTCATCTTCTACAATAAGTCTATGGTTCGATGATGTCACATGTAGTCTGCTGTTAGCCTCCAGCTTAAACAAACCAGCCGTATAAATGGATTTACGCCATTGCTTCATGCTACAATTCACTGTGTCGACTGATGACAGCAAAGGCACACTGTCATTGTAACTATCatgtatataaaacacattgttaGAAAGTCTCAGGTCATCGAGGCACACATCCACACCCTCATAGGTGATCTGCAGGAAGACTCTGTAGATGCCGTCTCTGGGCACCACAAGCTTCTCATTGTAGTAGTTGAAACCTCCATGACAGTAGGCAAATCCCAACTCACTCTCCCATTTAAGGTATTGGCTATTAATGTTACTGCCAACTGGAGGTGAGAATAAGAGCAGAAAGAAAGGCATTATTTCCATTTACTgattgtacatatatatatatatatatatatatatatatatatatatatatatatatatatagatagatagagagagagagagagagagagagagagagagagagagagagagagagagagatactaaAAAAGGCTAGTCTTGCAATTACCTTACCCTAATGCACGTAATGTTTTACCTGTTAGCATGGCACTTGGATTCGTGAAGTTTAtgatttgctgctgtttgaGGTGGATGCCTAAGGAGAGATTCAAACAGTGATGTTTCACACATCTTGCCTGGTCACAAGTCAATCTCACTAGATAACTGAacaagatgtttacctgatgaATGACTGTCAGGCTGCTTCATAAGCTGtaggggaaaaaacatttcatttggtAATACTTACAGGCAtggtacaaacattttaataacacaGACCAAAAACCCACTATGATAAATGCAATAACAAATACTATGTACAATGTAAAAACATAagttattgtttcatttgaatatcaATAAAACTGACCCCACTTACTATAACAATATATTATAGTAAgtaaatattacacactggCTAATCCAAGCTGTGTCTGGGGCATAAAGTGATCATGTGAGAAAATACATTGCAAATGTCTTGTCATTGTGGGAACGCTTTAGTTTAATgctatacaaaataaatctgtaagATGCATATgtggacaaacagagagaaataaatacaagaagaattgttgaaatatttaggggaaagaacaaaatataaaatattttttaattcaacggttttacatttttttgtttttttattccatgtttattttcttgtgaTAGagctttattcatttttaaagcatAGACACACAACATGATGGAATCCCGTTACTAAGCACAGAAACCAACAGAATTACAAGATGGCGCTGTTCTGTCCCTCTCTGAATCCAGGCTGTTTTAAACTTCTTTAAAAAATCACTGTTCTGACTATTGACATAGTTGTGTTGGTCAACAGTTGTGAGCATGAGCATGATGCAGAGAACGGTTCATTATACCATGAACTGTGCCATTAACAACATGAGGGAGcttacacaacacacatatcCTCATCAAACATTATACACAGATCAGCAGCAGCTAGAAATCAGGGGCGCCGCTAGAGATTTTGGGCCCTAGAAAGAATATTATACTGGACGCCCCCCAGGCAAACCTAAACCCCCACCTGGAAAACCCAATTGATGATCTGTAGTTAAATAATAGAGGATATGAAAGAAGAATGtaagaaagaaaaccaaaatgTGTGCTAGAACAACCCTACATGAGCTACATAAGCACTCTTCAACAGCTAGATAACCACtccatataaatacacatgttcaAAGTGACTAATGGACTTTGTTGTGCAATAGAGATAGACAATATatatgaaaacgtttttttcacACAATAGTGAATTTTACATCAACAAATTAGTGATAACATGCTGCATGGAGATGGATGCATACAAATTAGAAAAGGGTAGTTAGTATAACCTGCTAGTAAATGTATCCTAATTTCGATTGGgtgttatttattcaaataGATCTTTGAAAGATCAGTTTATTTACATTGTTCAAATGTTCTGCTTCTTAACTTTTTTCTCCCAGCTGTTGTGACTTAAATTTCAAAAGCCAAACATGAATGTTTGCGAAACTTTCTGTacctgtttcaaaataaaagctctccaGCGTTTTTGTTGATTCAATCCACtcgtttg belongs to Hippoglossus stenolepis isolate QCI-W04-F060 chromosome 9, HSTE1.2, whole genome shotgun sequence and includes:
- the LOC118115376 gene encoding lymphotoxin-alpha — encoded protein: MEECVCHCVADRGVHYQTTFTQVVRLKKKSRLLMAPISVVVLLLLTSAAVGLLLVFGLMKQPDSHSSGIHLKQQQIINFTNPSAMLTVGSNINSQYLKWESELGFAYCHGGFNYYNEKLVVPRDGIYRVFLQITYEGVDVCLDDLRLSNNVFYIHDSYNDSVPLLSSVDTVNCSMKQWRKSIYTAGLFKLEANSRLHVTSSNHRLIVEDEKLVFFGAELLAQ